The sequence below is a genomic window from Humulus lupulus chromosome 3, drHumLupu1.1, whole genome shotgun sequence.
TCTTTAATAGCTTGTGGTGTAACTGCAGATGTGCCTGTAAGTGTTTGTTTATGTTATTAATAGTTTGAATTTCCTTACTTTTTTAGTATTTTTGTATGTTGTTATTGTGAAAGACTAGTATTGAGCAATCTAATTTAATGATCTAATTGTAGATTGGTATTGATGTTGAAGAGAAGAAGCGGAAAATAAAGAATAGTGTCTTAGCTTTTGCTCGGAGGTACTTTTCTTCTCATGAACTGGAGCATTTGGCTGCTATTACAGATCCTGAAATCCAGCGTCAGGAGTTTATAAAGCTTTGGACTCTTAAGGTTGGTATGCTTGTATTATAATTCATTAAATATATTATGTTAAACTATAGGAGCGTCAATTGCTTGCAAACCTTGCTAATTCGGCCATTATTAAAATTCCACAAAATTTCCATTAAAGTTGGAATGGATGATCTATAATTACTGTATTTTCATCCTCTTCTTAGTCTTTATTTCGCAGCAATTAATTATAATGAAATTATCCTGTAAGTTCAGTTGAATGCGTGCTACCAAATTGCTGTCAAATTTATTGACATTAAGCTGTAAGGTTCCTTGTGTAAACTAGTAAGGGAATTCAATTGTCAGCTATTACGAAGAATGTTGTTTTGCCAAGCTGTTTAAGGCATTAATTTCATTTTCCAGGAGGCATATGTTAAAGCCTTGGGGAGAGGTTTCTCAGCTGCCCCATTTAACACCTTCACCATTCTATTTAGACCTGCTATAACTAAAGAAGAAGGCCACCTTTTAAAGGGTTCCGATAATAAGGTATTATTGATATGCTATGATTACTGCAAATAAGTGTTCTTTCTTGAATAGAATATAGATCAAAATCATGTAACGTGTCTCAAAAATTCATGCCATTATTTTGGTCATAAGATGATAGGGTTTTCCTGCAATGGGTTAGTCCAAACCAGAAACAAACAGAAGCAAGAAGAACTAGAAAGTATGTATTGGAAATAATCAGGAATTCGAGAGCCTGAATTCTCTCCAAAAGGGTTACAAACCACCAAACTCTTCTCTGCCTAACCCTCTCTACTACTCTCCCACTTTTTCTATTACTCGCGGTTACGTCATAATATCATGCACCTCGGTCATACACAAGTCTCTCTCTCATAACTAATTCCTGACAAAGTCCCTACCAGCTGCTGACTTGGCATTCCCCTTACCCTTACCTCTTCTAGTGTATACATACATGATAGGAGGCCTATCATAAGATTAGGTGAGTAGGATATGATCACAAATAGTATGCCACAGGTTTCTTTCAAGAGTTTGAACTTTAGTATTTTGAAATACTTCATCAGGTACCTGATATTGCTGTTGAGCCTGTTTATAATCTCAGTACTCTGACAAGTAATTGCCAGTTTGCACTTCTGGAGTTGGCTGGTTCTCATTATGCTGCTATTTGCATGGAAACGGCCAAAACCATTGAAGGTAAATCTTTTCATTTTATCATGTTGAGTGTTTGACAAATAACATTGCTAATTTGTAGGTTGAAATATCATCTGCAGGGAATCCAATGAAAGTGATAGTAAGGAGAACAATTCCACTTTTTGAAGATGAAGAAATCACTCAATTGTAACGATTGATGAATTGGCTTGATTATTTTGGATGATCATATTCATTGGACACTGATATTAGGGGCAAAAATGTTTGGTCTCATTGTAATTGTGACTTGTTTTCGTTTATTTTAAAACGgattcatttatatataaaaaaaaattattgtattgctccccatatttctctCTCGCACACACACCAATCAGTGTCCTTGCCACACGTGTCATCTTTCTAATATTACAAGTGCTAGTCACGTACAATTGCTGGATTA
It includes:
- the LOC133823907 gene encoding uncharacterized protein LOC133823907 isoform X2 → MLLSQFRRCFTMNVHCFQKSFSFASSPLVPLQLPSPTETHFWYVLPDEVRSQSLMNQYLEILSPCEKDNVVSMSGDQLRKNAVLARALVRTTIARYTNSHVSPESLKFRKNSYGKPEVDWQTADWQPPPLHFNISHTSSLIACGVTADVPIGIDVEEKKRKIKNSVLAFARRYFSSHELEHLAAITDPEIQRQEFIKLWTLKEAYVKALGRGFSAAPFNTFTILFRPAITKEEGHLLKGSDNKFALLELAGSHYAAICMETAKTIEGNPMKVIVRRTIPLFEDEEITQL
- the LOC133823907 gene encoding uncharacterized protein LOC133823907 isoform X1, which encodes MLLSQFRRCFTMNVHCFQKSFSFASSPLVPLQLPSPTETHFWYVLPDEVRSQSLMNQYLEILSPCEKDNVVSMSGDQLRKNAVLARALVRTTIARYTNSHVSPESLKFRKNSYGKPEVDWQTADWQPPPLHFNISHTSSLIACGVTADVPIGIDVEEKKRKIKNSVLAFARRYFSSHELEHLAAITDPEIQRQEFIKLWTLKEAYVKALGRGFSAAPFNTFTILFRPAITKEEGHLLKGSDNKVPDIAVEPVYNLSTLTSNCQFALLELAGSHYAAICMETAKTIEGNPMKVIVRRTIPLFEDEEITQL